One window of Methanobacterium alkalithermotolerans genomic DNA carries:
- a CDS encoding glycosyltransferase: MEAIPDYPDWIDLDNVNYFSNIESYSKNNKDKLCVSCVLEEYFPISMKHVTFLIPAYNEEQSIGSLLEEIYNYKRPQVLVVDNNSQDGTADIVKKSGARLISEKEQGKGHAIRKGFENIQSDFVIMLDADNTYDPQEAQKLLQPLLQGEADVVMGCRLNQNMEEGSVTRFNLIGNRILSKVATVLFSRVSDVCTGYWAFKKEVIDYLLKEGIDSPGFDLEVEMFSKIARAGYTIKEVPIHYKKRMDDPKLNSVVDGALIFRRMVFYYIKDLANRFLTSYDNQHHSKPRISIIGSRGVPARYGGFETFAQGLSTRLVKEDHEVIVSCEYQNPEKRPEEFQGVKLNYFPLKPPQNYLLRKFYENLSDIYFLFQLSRQSDLIYFLGIEVGMFLFLPLLLNRNLTLLVNIDGVMWERDKFNWLEKKLLKINHDLATVFAHGLVADSREMINYIHPRYQDKAVYISYGVDLPEKVPWSEKSLDKLKYPGDVSLKKGEYFLIVARLEPENNIHTMIDAYLQSEVDEPLVVVGDFTSQEYKEELQDLIGPDDSSLIFLGSVYDQELLNMLRQNCKAYVHGHSVGGTNPSLLEAAASENIILAHDNPFNKEVCQKFALYFQDSLQLKGHLEKISQKEESFMDLSQGVCASMESNYSWDKIALDYDNLFIKELRERNNYITHRKTINSFIHKTSLESMRAK; this comes from the coding sequence TTGGAAGCAATTCCTGATTATCCAGATTGGATTGATTTGGATAATGTAAACTATTTTTCAAATATAGAAAGTTATTCTAAGAATAATAAGGATAAATTGTGTGTTAGCTGCGTTCTGGAAGAGTATTTTCCTATTTCCATGAAGCACGTTACTTTTTTGATACCGGCCTATAATGAAGAACAATCCATTGGTTCTTTGCTGGAGGAAATATACAACTACAAAAGGCCTCAGGTACTGGTGGTGGATAACAACTCCCAGGATGGTACAGCAGATATCGTTAAAAAATCTGGTGCTCGACTTATAAGTGAAAAAGAGCAGGGAAAAGGTCATGCTATACGAAAGGGATTTGAAAATATCCAGTCTGATTTTGTGATTATGCTGGATGCTGATAATACCTATGATCCTCAGGAAGCACAGAAATTACTACAGCCACTGCTCCAGGGGGAAGCAGATGTGGTTATGGGCTGTCGGCTCAACCAGAATATGGAAGAAGGTTCAGTTACCCGTTTTAATTTGATAGGTAACCGTATTTTAAGTAAAGTGGCCACTGTACTTTTCTCCAGAGTGAGTGATGTGTGCACCGGATACTGGGCTTTCAAAAAAGAGGTGATTGACTACCTCCTGAAAGAGGGCATTGATTCTCCAGGATTTGACCTGGAAGTGGAGATGTTTTCTAAAATAGCCCGGGCGGGTTACACCATAAAAGAAGTACCCATTCACTACAAAAAACGGATGGATGATCCTAAATTAAATTCCGTGGTAGATGGTGCATTGATTTTCCGGAGAATGGTATTTTATTATATTAAAGATCTGGCAAACCGTTTTTTAACCAGTTATGATAACCAGCACCATAGTAAACCCCGAATATCCATTATTGGTTCCCGGGGTGTGCCAGCCCGCTATGGTGGATTTGAAACCTTTGCCCAGGGTCTGAGCACCCGCCTGGTAAAGGAAGACCATGAAGTGATAGTAAGCTGTGAGTACCAGAACCCGGAAAAAAGGCCTGAGGAGTTCCAGGGAGTGAAGTTAAATTACTTCCCCTTGAAGCCTCCCCAAAATTATCTGCTCCGGAAGTTCTATGAAAACCTGTCTGATATTTATTTTTTATTCCAGCTTAGCCGGCAAAGTGACCTCATCTACTTTTTAGGTATAGAGGTGGGTATGTTTTTATTCTTACCCCTACTTCTAAACCGGAACTTGACCCTGCTGGTTAATATTGACGGGGTGATGTGGGAGCGGGATAAGTTTAACTGGCTGGAAAAAAAGCTTTTAAAGATTAATCATGATCTGGCCACAGTATTTGCCCATGGTCTGGTGGCGGATTCCCGGGAGATGATAAACTATATTCATCCCCGCTATCAGGATAAAGCCGTCTATATTTCCTATGGAGTGGATTTACCAGAAAAAGTACCCTGGAGTGAAAAATCACTGGATAAATTAAAGTACCCGGGGGACGTTTCCCTTAAAAAAGGAGAGTATTTTTTGATTGTGGCCCGTTTAGAACCAGAAAATAATATACATACCATGATTGATGCTTACCTCCAATCAGAAGTGGATGAGCCCCTGGTGGTGGTGGGAGACTTCACCAGCCAGGAATATAAAGAGGAACTTCAGGATTTAATTGGCCCTGATGATTCATCACTGATATTTCTAGGATCAGTTTATGACCAGGAATTACTTAACATGCTGCGGCAAAATTGTAAGGCCTATGTCCATGGTCACTCTGTAGGGGGAACCAATCCTTCCTTACTGGAGGCAGCAGCCAGTGAAAATATTATCCTGGCCCATGATAATCCCTTTAATAAGGAAGTATGTCAGAAATTTGCCCTGTATTTCCAGGATTCTCTCCAGTTAAAGGGTCACCTGGAAAAAATCAGTCAAAAAGAAGAAAGTTTTATGGATTTATCCCAGGGGGTGTGTGCCTCTATGGAGAGTAATTATTCCTGGGATAAAATAGCCCTGGATTATGATAACCTGTTTATCAAAGAACTTCGTGAACGGAATAATTACATAACCCACAGGAAAACCATAAATTCCTTTATCCATAAGACATCACTGGAGAGTATGCGGGCTAAATAG
- a CDS encoding DUF2206 domain-containing protein, whose amino-acid sequence MGLKNVIRAYEWEVDSLLKLVVVLLTIYFFLLFLDEAGRPLELLQVMVSLIIILFIPGTLFLRLLKWEYRESSMEVLLYTLGISVAIILFLGFMLDLVLGFMGVIRTLTPGSFNTTLVILILIMSYLIYRQGPRKNNRIKVELPSPDLGFNFKALQGINSMDIRNMISPPLLLILLVPFLGILSAHLMNLYDLNLLAMVLIILIGVVTLLIGFKKFPERIFPLAIFLIALSLLYHKSLITTYIWGWDVSFEYYMAQEVVRNGYWVMQTPNNYNSMLSVVILGPALSFFTGMNMVWVFKVVYPFLFALMPVSMYFIFKRQLNSTMACLSVFLFIFMFTFYTEMLALLRQTIAELFLVLLILLMVSSDLKRSRRSFLAVIFSLGIVVSHYGLSYIWMFALIFCGVLLLLNAPLDKINTFIIHLLPLKLTLEEKISTPDSSSRQEYLEEDLKPVGVINFKRISLKGLWNNDSSPRTIKLIQKYREDRVDKFFSWPLVLLFIIFLITWYLYTASSSPLISIINAVNDIFSNILSFMDPDASQGLSLVLVQQKSFLRDIHKYLYLVSQFLVALGIMALLLKQNVGKFKKEYKIFSLAAFFLLVAGVAVPFLSSQFNTSRLLHMALIFLSPFFMVGVFWGFSLLKSFFKRIPLKKGVLRFSAVFLLVILLMDSGLVYQFFPTEEGISIAMDPDYDFPKFNQQEVIASDWVKNNFGLEGIYADKHRASVLRSFLPDCEEIPVYKDLIQSDYYVFMGTMNILKNGVYLYQMTGANVISELGYVNPEDILKKRPKIYDNGGSWIYGGKVE is encoded by the coding sequence TTGGGTCTAAAAAATGTGATACGTGCTTATGAATGGGAAGTAGATAGCCTGTTGAAACTGGTGGTAGTGTTACTAACCATCTATTTTTTTCTTTTGTTTTTAGATGAGGCCGGTCGCCCTCTGGAACTATTACAGGTAATGGTTTCCCTTATAATCATCCTTTTTATCCCGGGGACCCTCTTTTTACGGCTCCTTAAATGGGAGTACCGGGAGAGTAGTATGGAGGTACTGCTCTACACCCTGGGTATTAGTGTGGCTATAATACTCTTTCTGGGATTTATGCTGGATTTAGTACTGGGATTTATGGGAGTAATTAGAACCCTCACCCCTGGTTCTTTTAACACTACCCTGGTGATTTTAATCCTTATTATGAGTTACCTGATTTATCGCCAGGGCCCCCGAAAGAATAACAGGATTAAAGTAGAATTACCCTCCCCGGATTTGGGATTTAATTTCAAAGCCCTGCAGGGGATTAATTCTATGGATATCCGAAATATGATATCTCCACCCTTGCTTTTGATTCTATTAGTGCCCTTTTTAGGTATCCTGAGTGCTCATCTAATGAATCTTTATGATTTGAACCTGTTAGCCATGGTTTTAATCATATTAATTGGAGTGGTTACTCTTTTAATAGGTTTTAAGAAATTTCCAGAGCGAATTTTTCCCCTGGCCATTTTTTTAATTGCTCTTTCTCTTTTATATCATAAGTCTTTAATAACCACCTATATTTGGGGTTGGGATGTTTCCTTTGAGTATTATATGGCCCAGGAAGTGGTTCGAAATGGTTACTGGGTGATGCAAACCCCTAATAACTATAATTCCATGTTGAGTGTGGTGATTCTGGGACCGGCTCTGTCATTTTTTACCGGCATGAATATGGTCTGGGTGTTTAAGGTAGTATATCCCTTCCTTTTTGCTTTAATGCCGGTGAGTATGTATTTTATTTTTAAAAGGCAGCTGAATTCTACTATGGCCTGTTTATCTGTGTTTTTATTCATATTCATGTTCACCTTTTATACTGAGATGCTGGCCCTCTTACGGCAGACCATTGCTGAGTTATTTTTAGTACTATTAATCCTTTTGATGGTTAGTAGCGATCTTAAAAGGTCACGTAGATCTTTTCTGGCAGTTATATTTTCTTTGGGGATTGTGGTTTCCCATTATGGTTTATCCTATATCTGGATGTTTGCCCTGATTTTTTGTGGAGTATTGCTGCTTCTAAATGCACCATTAGATAAAATAAACACTTTTATCATCCACTTACTACCCTTGAAATTAACCCTGGAAGAAAAGATAAGTACTCCGGATTCGAGCTCCCGGCAAGAATACCTGGAAGAAGATCTAAAGCCGGTGGGAGTGATTAATTTTAAAAGGATATCCCTTAAGGGTTTATGGAATAATGATTCCTCTCCCCGGACCATAAAGCTTATCCAGAAGTACCGGGAGGATAGGGTAGATAAGTTTTTCAGCTGGCCACTGGTCCTTTTATTTATAATATTTCTCATTACCTGGTATTTGTACACCGCCAGTTCTTCACCTCTTATCTCCATCATCAATGCCGTTAATGATATTTTCTCCAATATTCTATCTTTCATGGATCCTGATGCTTCCCAGGGATTAAGTCTGGTTTTGGTTCAGCAGAAATCGTTTCTAAGAGATATACATAAATATCTGTACCTGGTATCCCAGTTTTTAGTAGCCCTGGGAATCATGGCCCTGTTACTAAAGCAAAATGTGGGTAAGTTTAAAAAAGAATATAAAATATTTTCTTTAGCTGCTTTCTTTTTACTGGTGGCGGGAGTGGCAGTTCCCTTCTTATCCAGCCAGTTTAATACTTCCCGCCTGCTGCACATGGCCCTCATCTTCTTATCACCCTTTTTTATGGTAGGTGTTTTCTGGGGATTTAGTCTGCTTAAAAGTTTTTTTAAAAGAATACCCTTGAAAAAGGGGGTGTTGAGGTTTTCAGCAGTTTTTTTACTGGTGATACTTTTAATGGATAGTGGATTAGTATACCAGTTTTTCCCCACAGAAGAAGGGATATCCATTGCCATGGACCCGGACTATGATTTCCCTAAATTTAACCAGCAGGAAGTTATAGCCTCAGACTGGGTAAAGAATAATTTTGGCCTGGAAGGTATCTATGCCGATAAGCATCGGGCCAGTGTACTGCGCAGTTTTCTGCCGGATTGTGAGGAGATACCCGTCTACAAGGACCTGATACAATCAGATTACTATGTTTTCATGGGTACCATGAATATACTTAAAAATGGAGTTTATTTATACCAGATGACCGGGGCCAATGTGATAAGTGAACTGGGCTATGTTAATCCAGAGGATATCCTGAAAAAAAGGCCTAAAATCTATGATAATGGAGGATCCTGGATTTATGGAGGTAAAGTGGAGTAG
- a CDS encoding glycosyltransferase, which translates to MTISYPDVRLKKELESLERNGYQVNLIMWQRGWPLQLPDTVKVRALKLDAPTGDYRSIFYFPLWWAYLFTWLILMDWDVIHSVNLDTYFFGVLASRIKQKAVVYDIFDFYGDMMPERFRGLVVAIDRFLIGMADAVIIADDSRIEQIGGALNEEIITINNVPTADFNKEDQHNSRDYFKIFIGGKIIPERCIHLVLKAVDKLDDVQLTIRGYCGDKNYKKQLLEKAQGKDNVDLYLEGVPYQDIVDETLDSDLTIALYDPQIPNNRYASPNKLFEAMASGIPIIVNEDTSMAHIVTQENCGLVIPYQNLKSLVDSIRILQSQKKLHHLLGENGSRAYKDKYNWPVMEKRLLDIYDRIISTRLRVRVSNAQLMKA; encoded by the coding sequence ATGACTATTTCTTATCCGGATGTAAGATTAAAAAAAGAATTAGAGAGCCTGGAGCGTAATGGTTACCAGGTTAATCTTATTATGTGGCAGCGGGGATGGCCCCTGCAGCTACCAGACACAGTTAAGGTTCGGGCCCTGAAACTGGATGCTCCTACCGGGGATTACCGTTCCATATTTTATTTTCCACTGTGGTGGGCTTATCTTTTCACCTGGCTAATTTTGATGGACTGGGATGTTATTCACTCTGTAAATCTGGACACTTACTTTTTTGGGGTTCTGGCATCTCGAATCAAGCAAAAAGCGGTGGTTTATGATATCTTTGATTTTTATGGAGATATGATGCCTGAGAGATTCCGGGGTCTGGTGGTAGCCATAGACAGGTTTTTAATCGGTATGGCGGATGCGGTGATTATTGCCGATGATTCCCGGATAGAACAAATAGGAGGGGCCTTAAATGAAGAGATAATCACCATTAATAACGTGCCCACTGCTGATTTTAATAAAGAAGATCAGCATAATTCCCGGGATTATTTTAAAATTTTTATAGGAGGTAAGATCATACCAGAGCGCTGCATCCACCTGGTACTAAAGGCAGTAGATAAGCTGGATGATGTGCAGCTTACCATAAGGGGTTACTGCGGGGATAAAAACTACAAAAAGCAGTTGCTGGAGAAGGCCCAGGGAAAGGATAATGTGGATTTGTATCTGGAGGGGGTTCCCTATCAGGATATTGTGGATGAAACCCTGGATTCTGATTTGACCATAGCCCTTTATGACCCTCAAATCCCCAATAACCGTTATGCCAGTCCTAATAAATTATTTGAGGCTATGGCCTCCGGGATACCTATCATTGTTAATGAAGATACTTCCATGGCCCACATTGTAACCCAGGAAAACTGCGGTTTGGTGATACCCTACCAGAATCTAAAATCTCTGGTAGATAGTATCCGGATTTTACAAAGTCAAAAAAAATTACACCACCTGCTGGGAGAAAACGGATCCCGGGCCTATAAAGACAAGTACAACTGGCCGGTTATGGAAAAACGACTTTTAGATATATATGATAGAATAATAAGCACCCGTTTAAGGGTCAGAGTAAGTAATGCACAGCTTATGAAGGCTTAG
- a CDS encoding zinc dependent phospholipase C family protein, with protein MVLLAPARAWYGPTHEQIADELYYNLPENISTNLNQEAFRSGAVAPDFVFKDYLFHIYPFSYIKARLHLHQGVRYYQQGDYYRASYNLGVASHYITDSLSAFHRINAYNQKNHNEYEEQALLLKPQLEYIPDGLLISLSQGFIQGEVSWRTWILSRNPEITQRDLDNASSIAYSEIKRSLEGI; from the coding sequence ATGGTGCTTTTAGCCCCGGCCCGGGCCTGGTATGGCCCGACACATGAACAGATAGCTGATGAGCTCTATTATAACCTTCCAGAAAATATAAGCACTAATTTAAACCAGGAAGCTTTTAGATCTGGAGCAGTAGCCCCGGATTTTGTTTTCAAAGATTATTTATTCCATATCTATCCTTTTAGTTATATTAAAGCCCGGTTGCATCTGCACCAGGGGGTCCGTTACTACCAGCAGGGAGATTATTACCGGGCCAGTTACAATTTGGGTGTAGCCAGCCACTATATAACTGATTCTTTATCTGCTTTTCATAGAATAAATGCCTATAACCAGAAAAATCATAATGAATATGAAGAACAGGCCCTTTTACTAAAACCCCAGCTAGAATACATCCCTGATGGATTATTAATCAGTCTTTCCCAGGGATTTATTCAGGGTGAAGTAAGCTGGAGAACCTGGATATTAAGCAGAAACCCAGAAATAACACAAAGAGATCTTGATAATGCCTCCTCAATTGCTTATAGTGAAATAAAAAGGAGTCTGGAAGGAATATAA
- a CDS encoding glycosyltransferase family 4 protein has translation MDIGIISSSIEEKSGGIGVYTEQLIKNLNQIDQDNRYHLIHSEYSPRDVYQYNSEIIIPRNRFLNNKPGAYMFWRYYTLSRDLKKHVLDVVHDPYELGPLSFSQPMAKVITIHDLTPLLFPRMFKRGDVLLHQLLLGRTIKNVDRIITVSEYSKQDLINHLQAPEKKIKVIHNGKDDIFQEASLEAREHICHSYSLSSPFILSVGGLHPIKNIPGLLKSYALLRGEGYHLPLVLVGKKVDSWHPIFHTLQDLGLEKEVIFTGHISQKDLAHLYSAAELFVYPCLYAGFGLPPLEAMACGTPVISSNNSSIPEVVGDAGIMVDPENHQELAHQMSLVLSDDTLQKKMIKKGKKQADLFSWKTAAQKTLEVYNQAQEMHGTI, from the coding sequence ATGGATATAGGTATTATCAGCAGTTCTATTGAGGAAAAAAGCGGAGGTATTGGGGTTTACACTGAGCAGTTAATAAAAAACCTCAACCAGATAGATCAGGATAACCGGTACCATCTTATCCATTCAGAATATTCTCCCCGGGATGTTTATCAGTATAATTCAGAAATCATAATTCCCCGCAACCGTTTTTTGAATAATAAGCCGGGTGCTTATATGTTCTGGAGGTATTATACTCTGAGCCGTGATTTAAAAAAACATGTTCTGGATGTGGTCCACGACCCTTATGAACTGGGTCCTTTATCCTTTTCCCAGCCCATGGCCAAGGTGATCACCATTCATGATTTGACCCCACTGCTTTTTCCCCGGATGTTTAAAAGAGGGGATGTGCTGCTCCATCAATTGTTACTGGGGCGCACCATTAAGAACGTGGATCGAATCATAACTGTATCAGAGTACTCCAAACAGGATCTTATAAACCATCTGCAGGCCCCTGAAAAGAAAATCAAAGTGATACACAATGGCAAAGATGATATATTCCAGGAAGCCTCTTTAGAGGCCCGGGAGCATATTTGCCATAGTTATAGCCTATCTTCCCCATTCATTTTGAGTGTAGGGGGCCTGCATCCTATTAAAAATATCCCTGGACTTTTAAAATCATATGCCCTGCTGCGTGGTGAGGGTTACCACTTACCCCTGGTACTGGTGGGTAAAAAAGTTGACTCCTGGCATCCGATATTTCATACCCTCCAGGATTTAGGACTAGAAAAAGAGGTTATATTCACCGGACACATCAGCCAAAAAGACCTGGCCCATCTCTATTCAGCAGCAGAACTTTTTGTGTATCCCTGTCTCTATGCCGGTTTTGGATTACCACCCCTGGAGGCCATGGCCTGCGGAACTCCAGTAATAAGTTCTAATAATAGTTCAATTCCAGAGGTGGTAGGTGATGCAGGAATAATGGTGGATCCGGAGAATCATCAGGAATTAGCCCATCAGATGTCCCTGGTTTTAAGTGATGATACACTCCAGAAAAAAATGATTAAAAAAGGTAAAAAACAGGCTGATTTATTTAGCTGGAAGACTGCTGCCCAGAAGACCCTGGAAGTATATAACCAGGCCCAGGAAATGCATGGTACTATTTAG
- a CDS encoding glycosyltransferase family 2 protein — translation MNDPRVSIVMVNWNGWRDTLECLDSIWEIDYPNYDIVIVDNDSSDDSVVKIREYLNLISDGEGFSDAGDDFQVHEVAQINILMDTPVENPPKHQITLIRARKNWGFAGGNNLGIKYALKFLKPDYLLLLNNDTVVEADFLTPLVETVSGDVGVVGPKTCYFPEKEYINSAGVKMIWPWVIAQNQGIGELDQGQFDEVQEVDALLGACLLIKAEVFQEIGLLDSNFFLILEETDFCLRAHQQGYQIIYQPLSKIYHKEGFSGRLSQLSLYYFYRNRFLIMKKHLNPSKIVLFSNLVFFRLLKDVLTFFLRGEWGFSWAAIRGYYAGLKF, via the coding sequence ATGAATGATCCTAGAGTTTCTATTGTGATGGTTAACTGGAATGGATGGAGGGATACCCTGGAATGCCTGGATTCTATCTGGGAAATAGATTATCCTAACTACGACATTGTAATTGTGGATAATGATTCTTCTGATGATTCTGTTGTTAAAATAAGAGAATATTTAAATTTAATATCAGATGGTGAAGGTTTTAGTGATGCCGGAGATGATTTCCAGGTCCATGAAGTGGCACAAATTAATATTTTAATGGACACTCCTGTTGAAAACCCTCCTAAACATCAAATAACTTTGATAAGGGCCCGGAAAAACTGGGGTTTTGCGGGAGGTAATAACCTGGGAATCAAGTATGCCCTGAAATTTTTAAAACCTGACTACCTGCTCTTACTAAATAATGACACGGTGGTGGAAGCTGATTTTCTAACACCTCTGGTGGAGACGGTCTCTGGAGATGTAGGAGTGGTAGGTCCTAAAACCTGTTACTTTCCTGAAAAAGAGTACATCAATTCCGCTGGGGTTAAGATGATCTGGCCCTGGGTAATTGCCCAGAACCAGGGTATCGGTGAACTGGACCAGGGACAATTCGATGAAGTCCAGGAAGTAGATGCCCTCCTGGGGGCCTGTCTACTTATAAAAGCAGAAGTTTTCCAGGAAATAGGGCTCCTGGATTCAAATTTTTTCTTAATACTAGAAGAAACAGATTTTTGCTTAAGAGCACACCAACAGGGGTACCAGATAATTTACCAGCCACTATCTAAGATATACCATAAAGAGGGATTTTCCGGTAGACTAAGCCAGCTATCACTCTACTATTTTTACCGCAACCGCTTCTTAATCATGAAAAAACATTTAAACCCCTCTAAAATTGTTCTATTTAGCAACCTGGTTTTTTTCAGACTCTTAAAAGACGTTTTAACCTTCTTCTTGAGGGGAGAGTGGGGTTTTTCCTGGGCTGCCATCAGGGGCTACTATGCTGGATTGAAATTTTAA
- a CDS encoding TIGR00341 family protein yields MVLRLMEIILPSSEVNLPQLNSLLEDHEILGYWEVGLTEELILVRVLLPAIETESLLDKIEDAFGGLEGFRIFIINVKATLPRVNSNNNPAEEMAEEIEDEKKVERVSREELYSSISQLMDSPLIFSVLMILASLVAAIGALKDNVAVIIGAMIIAPMLSPNVGFALSTVLSDKDLARKSIYFNALGIFIGFIIAFIIGLMVPVDPTVPSISIRSDLAMGSVVLAFASGVAGSLAFTTALSSILIGVMISVALLPPLVIVGLLAGAGYYDLAGGAGLLFITNLVGVNFAAVLTFWVQKIKPLDKEEAKSARKYTYGALIAWGVILFALLMLVFARNLI; encoded by the coding sequence ATGGTGCTGCGTTTAATGGAAATCATACTACCCTCATCTGAGGTGAACTTACCCCAGCTTAATAGCCTGCTGGAAGATCACGAAATCCTGGGCTACTGGGAAGTTGGTTTAACTGAGGAATTAATCCTGGTGCGGGTACTCTTACCGGCTATTGAAACCGAATCACTGCTGGATAAAATAGAAGATGCCTTTGGGGGCCTGGAAGGATTTAGAATATTTATTATTAATGTAAAAGCCACCTTACCCCGTGTTAATTCTAATAACAATCCTGCTGAAGAAATGGCTGAGGAAATTGAAGATGAAAAGAAAGTGGAAAGAGTTAGCCGGGAAGAACTCTACTCCTCCATATCCCAGCTAATGGACTCACCCCTTATTTTCAGTGTACTCATGATACTAGCCTCTCTGGTAGCCGCCATCGGGGCCCTAAAAGATAATGTGGCGGTTATAATTGGGGCCATGATCATCGCCCCTATGCTCAGCCCTAATGTGGGCTTTGCCCTTTCCACCGTACTATCAGATAAGGACCTGGCCCGAAAATCCATATACTTCAATGCCCTGGGAATATTTATTGGATTTATAATAGCCTTTATAATAGGGTTAATGGTTCCGGTGGATCCTACTGTTCCTTCCATATCCATAAGAAGTGATTTAGCCATGGGAAGCGTGGTTCTAGCCTTCGCTTCAGGAGTAGCCGGCTCACTGGCTTTTACCACCGCATTATCCTCCATATTAATTGGGGTGATGATTTCAGTGGCCCTTTTACCTCCCCTGGTTATAGTGGGCCTTTTAGCCGGGGCAGGTTACTATGACCTGGCCGGGGGAGCAGGATTACTATTTATCACCAACCTGGTGGGGGTGAACTTTGCCGCGGTACTCACCTTCTGGGTGCAAAAAATAAAACCCCTGGATAAAGAAGAAGCTAAATCAGCACGTAAATATACCTATGGGGCCTTAATAGCCTGGGGTGTTATACTTTTTGCCCTATTAATGCTGGTCTTTGCCCGTAACCTGATTTAA
- a CDS encoding PAS domain-containing protein produces the protein MGLDLTQDDSDYLNNPLEEKFKLAFENAPIGMCLLDLNGYYVIVNQAFSRMLGYTPQELTQKTYRDITHPDDLPKNKQWFQEILEGKKDHYKLQKRYIHHDGAIIWAEVLARLIRDDKGQPLYFDTHVTDISLIKEQNELIRFQAMALSQVHDAVVAADNDNQIIYWNKGAEELYGVNFQDALGEDLNEVNEYQWIHPEDEKDAQKSLETKGTWRGENKHRTREGKELIVESTLSVLKNEKDQKIGVLSVVRDITQRKLMERELKKSEENYRSLVEMARTGVIFMDLTGKMEYINPHFAQLLGFKLKKIRGTNFFDFLDSSQQQKAINYLKNVKDGFRGSVELGFTPKNKKPTWTLISFNMVNDAHGEQVGYIGIVMDINSRKGVERSLMEAVQERDEILQFYINNLHGVIKQVFTKDLKDSNHLKTQLT, from the coding sequence ATGGGCCTGGATTTAACACAAGATGATAGTGACTATCTGAATAATCCTTTAGAAGAAAAATTTAAACTGGCCTTTGAAAATGCACCAATTGGTATGTGTTTACTGGATTTGAATGGTTATTACGTCATTGTAAACCAGGCTTTTTCCCGGATGTTAGGTTATACTCCCCAAGAACTAACCCAGAAAACCTATAGGGACATCACCCATCCTGATGACCTTCCAAAAAATAAACAATGGTTCCAGGAGATACTGGAAGGTAAAAAAGACCATTACAAACTGCAAAAAAGATACATCCATCATGATGGGGCTATAATCTGGGCCGAAGTGTTGGCTCGCCTCATAAGGGATGATAAGGGACAACCTCTTTATTTTGATACCCATGTTACTGATATTTCTCTAATTAAAGAACAAAATGAACTTATCCGCTTCCAGGCCATGGCCCTTTCCCAGGTACATGATGCGGTGGTGGCAGCAGATAATGATAACCAGATAATTTACTGGAATAAAGGTGCTGAAGAATTATATGGTGTTAATTTCCAGGATGCCCTGGGAGAGGACTTAAATGAGGTGAATGAATACCAGTGGATCCACCCGGAAGATGAAAAAGATGCTCAAAAATCTCTGGAAACTAAAGGTACCTGGAGGGGTGAAAACAAACACCGCACCCGGGAAGGAAAGGAATTGATAGTAGAATCCACTCTAAGTGTTCTTAAAAATGAAAAAGATCAAAAAATAGGAGTACTATCAGTGGTAAGGGATATCACCCAGAGAAAGCTAATGGAAAGGGAGCTTAAAAAAAGTGAAGAAAATTACCGCTCCCTGGTGGAAATGGCCCGCACCGGGGTGATTTTCATGGACCTTACGGGAAAAATGGAATACATTAACCCTCACTTTGCCCAGCTTTTAGGATTTAAATTAAAAAAAATAAGAGGCACCAACTTCTTCGATTTTTTAGATTCTTCTCAACAGCAAAAAGCCATTAACTATCTAAAAAATGTTAAAGATGGATTCCGGGGTTCGGTGGAACTGGGCTTTACCCCGAAAAATAAAAAACCCACCTGGACTTTAATTTCTTTTAATATGGTTAATGATGCCCATGGAGAACAGGTAGGATATATTGGTATTGTCATGGATATAAACTCCCGTAAAGGAGTGGAAAGATCCCTGATGGAAGCCGTACAGGAAAGAGATGAGATACTGCAGTTTTATATAAACAATCTGCATGGAGTAATAAAACAGGTATTTACCAAAGATTTAAAGGATTCCAATCACCTGAAAACTCAACTAACCTGA